A single genomic interval of Armigeres subalbatus isolate Guangzhou_Male chromosome 1, GZ_Asu_2, whole genome shotgun sequence harbors:
- the LOC134214785 gene encoding uncharacterized protein LOC134214785, whose protein sequence is MDDFIDYDIELLESEELVDLTQSCPSQNQPPKPASKKKRRMEFFSNDEKKLLISKVKSHPAIWSLQDPDHHNNGAIRMAWKQIAGELCRTPDQCKTAWIAIRESHRYRKRMMLKRSGSDGGEPLPGPSTEDLDWEFAEDLAFLPDISRKRKTFTTAQNGSSQIALERITGDANGNSQSNYFYQTHPSQRKPREDETVSILADNIAELIQHQKSTPQTDREEHPIVHKTALANIDRMLQQLPPHVIEDSLFEITTLLYNKIRLYRSE, encoded by the exons ATGGATGATTTTATTGATTACGATATAGAATTGTTAGAAAGTGAAGAATTGGTTGACCTTACACAAAGTTGTCCCTCTCAAAATCAACCACCGAAGCCGGCGTCTAAGAAAAAAAGACGGATGGAATTTTTCTCAAACGATGAGAAAAAGCTACTGATTTCAAAAGTCAAAAGTCATCCGGCAATTTGGAGTTTGCAGGATCCCGATCATCATAACAATGGAGCAATTAGAATGGCTTGGAAGCAAATCGCTGGTGAATTGTGCAGAACAC CTGATCAATGCAAGACGGCATGGATTGCCATACGGGAAAGCCACCGCTATAGGAAACGCATGATGCTGAAGCGGTCTGGTAGTGATGGTGGAGAACCCTTGCCAGGTCCTTCTACAGaagatttggattgggaatTTGCTGAGGATCTGGCATTTCTACCAGATATTTCGAGGAAGAGAAA GACATTCACGACGGCGCAGAATGGTTCTTCACAAATAGCGTTGGAAAGAATTACTGGTGATGCTAACGGAAATTCTCAATCTAATTATTTTTAT CAAACTCATCCATCCCAGCGCAAGCCACGAGAAGATGAAACGGTTTCTATATTGGCTGATAATATTGCTGAACTGATTCAGCATCAGAAATCCACACCGCAAACGGACAGAGAAGAGCACCCCATTGTGCACAAGACTGCACTAGCAAATATAGATAGGATGCTACAGCAGCTACCGCCGCACGTAATCGAAGATTCCCTATTTGAAATAACGACGTTGTTATATAACAAGATAAGGCTCTACCGTAGCGAATAG